The Pseudomonas sp. FP2309 genome has a window encoding:
- a CDS encoding YceK/YidQ family lipoprotein — MKTKQMLGLLALIGGFSAAGGCGTVTTVFQEDRATVQSLKAKKTYCQSVPRIYSGVAYGLCALHAPPNSGSGLWLNSVPWAFIDVPLSGVLDTLVLPYTVYQQNVDGSLELR; from the coding sequence ATGAAAACCAAACAAATGCTCGGACTATTGGCCTTGATCGGAGGTTTTTCGGCCGCGGGTGGTTGCGGTACCGTGACCACGGTGTTTCAGGAGGACCGCGCCACGGTCCAGTCCCTCAAGGCGAAAAAAACCTACTGCCAGTCTGTTCCGCGTATCTACAGTGGCGTGGCCTACGGCCTTTGCGCACTGCATGCGCCGCCCAATTCCGGAAGCGGGCTTTGGTTGAACAGCGTTCCGTGGGCGTTTATCGATGTTCCGCTCTCGGGTGTTCTGGATACGCTGGTCCTGCCCTACACGGTCTACCAGCAAAATGTCGACGGCAGCCTTGAACTTCGCTAG
- a CDS encoding carbamoyltransferase translates to MALTILGLSGALSHDPSAALYIDGKLIAAAEEERFVRDKHAKNRMPYESAKFCLEQAGIKPSDVDVVAIPFAPISLFGEARWHYAKRYWYAPDRALDAILMGNRRYKRYRNKIVWCLEQLGFDPKKIKIEPVEHHLAHASSAYHCSGFQEKTAILGIDGKGEYATTFFGYGENGKIHKIKEFYDPDSLGGLYGAITEFLGFEMLDGEFKVMGMAPYGDASKYDFSRLASFENGELVINTDYANVIGLRRYKEKGKGFYFSPKLIEWLGPKREGDIADEPYIHYAASMQALFEKLALQMIDHYLGDILKDTGKLAFAGGCALNVKLNQKIIARDDVKELFVQPASGDAGTAVGAAAYVSHALGVPVEKMEHVYLGPSYSNEDVIAACARHESKPNWRKIENMPKRIAKIMVDGNPVAWFQGRMEFGPRALGGRSIIGCPSATGVADRINHQIKFRERWRPFCPSMLDTVAPQMIKVDHPAPFMTFTFEVSEEWKTRVPEVVHEDGTSRAQVLKREYNPRYYDMMKELEVLTGNGVSLNTSLNRRGEAMICSPTDALNMFFGSDLQYLIMEDILVVKDGVDPYDALG, encoded by the coding sequence GTGGCATTGACGATTCTTGGCCTGTCCGGCGCCCTTAGCCATGATCCTTCCGCAGCCCTGTATATCGACGGCAAGCTGATCGCGGCCGCCGAAGAAGAGCGCTTCGTACGCGACAAACATGCAAAGAACCGCATGCCCTACGAATCGGCGAAGTTCTGCCTGGAACAAGCCGGTATCAAACCTTCGGACGTTGACGTGGTGGCGATTCCGTTCGCCCCGATCAGCCTGTTCGGCGAGGCGCGCTGGCACTACGCCAAGCGTTACTGGTACGCCCCGGACCGTGCACTCGACGCGATCCTGATGGGCAACCGCCGCTACAAGCGCTACCGCAACAAGATCGTCTGGTGCCTGGAGCAACTGGGCTTCGATCCGAAGAAAATCAAGATCGAGCCGGTTGAACACCACCTGGCCCACGCCTCCAGCGCCTACCACTGCTCGGGCTTCCAGGAAAAAACCGCGATCCTCGGCATCGACGGTAAAGGTGAGTACGCCACCACGTTCTTCGGCTACGGCGAAAACGGCAAGATTCACAAAATCAAAGAATTCTACGACCCGGACTCCCTCGGCGGCCTGTACGGCGCGATCACCGAGTTCCTCGGTTTCGAGATGCTTGACGGCGAGTTCAAGGTCATGGGCATGGCGCCGTATGGCGATGCCAGCAAATACGATTTCTCGCGCCTGGCTTCCTTTGAGAACGGCGAGTTGGTGATCAACACCGACTACGCCAACGTCATCGGCCTGCGCCGCTACAAAGAGAAAGGCAAGGGCTTCTACTTCTCACCGAAACTGATCGAGTGGCTGGGTCCCAAGCGTGAAGGCGATATCGCCGACGAACCTTACATCCACTACGCCGCCAGCATGCAGGCGCTGTTCGAGAAGCTGGCCCTGCAGATGATCGACCACTACCTGGGCGACATCCTCAAGGACACCGGCAAGCTCGCCTTTGCCGGCGGCTGCGCGCTGAACGTCAAGCTGAACCAGAAGATCATTGCCCGCGACGACGTGAAAGAGCTGTTCGTGCAGCCCGCGTCCGGCGATGCCGGCACCGCCGTGGGTGCGGCTGCCTACGTATCCCACGCCCTTGGGGTGCCGGTGGAGAAGATGGAACACGTCTACCTCGGCCCGTCCTACAGCAACGAAGACGTGATCGCCGCGTGCGCCAGGCACGAGAGCAAGCCGAACTGGCGCAAGATCGAAAACATGCCCAAGCGCATCGCCAAGATCATGGTAGACGGCAACCCGGTGGCCTGGTTCCAGGGGCGCATGGAGTTTGGCCCACGTGCGTTGGGCGGCCGTTCCATCATCGGTTGCCCAAGTGCGACCGGCGTGGCTGACCGCATCAACCACCAGATCAAGTTCCGCGAGCGCTGGAGGCCTTTCTGCCCGTCGATGCTCGACACCGTCGCCCCGCAAATGATCAAGGTCGATCATCCGGCGCCGTTCATGACCTTCACATTTGAAGTGTCGGAAGAGTGGAAAACCCGCGTACCGGAAGTGGTCCATGAAGATGGCACCTCCCGCGCCCAGGTGCTCAAGCGCGAATACAACCCGCGCTACTACGACATGATGAAAGAGCTTGAAGTGCTGACCGGCAACGGTGTGTCCCTGAACACCTCGCTCAACCGTCGTGGCGAAGCAATGATCTGCTCGCCGACCGACGCGCTGAACATGTTCTTCGGCTCCGACCTGCAGTACCTGATCATGGAAGACATCCTGGTCGTCAAAGACGGCGTGGACCCTTATGACGCGCTCGGCTGA
- a CDS encoding glycosyltransferase, with protein MTRSADRHVLQFCHGYDGPFLDCARQYASLFAGTGYKVTTVFLTGVADPQVAAGCASDEVLFMEFSSKAIRGLKLGAIRELRRIAASRNFSFCIAHRFKPIYIALLGTRLPVIGVHHAFGDYQRGSRKLFARIFRKRLSLLGVSDAVRDDMRRCLPAWPAARIQTLYNRIDVDALQAVQVSVDEARDALGLSPDEWVVGNVGRLHPDKDQATLLKGFALALPDLPAESRLAILGTGRLEQALKDQARELGIADKVLFLGQVPDARRYFRAFDVFALSSDHEPFGMVLLEAMAAGVPLLATACGGAREVVEGVGILFPFGDAEHLAQGLRHLAAMDQHQRRQCAEMMLERLRTRFSDQTVRDTFWQLPHVIELTAGA; from the coding sequence ATGACGCGCTCGGCTGACCGCCACGTCCTGCAGTTCTGCCACGGCTATGACGGGCCGTTCCTCGATTGCGCGCGGCAGTACGCCAGTTTGTTCGCCGGCACAGGCTACAAGGTGACCACGGTGTTTCTCACCGGGGTCGCCGACCCGCAAGTGGCCGCCGGGTGTGCGTCCGACGAAGTGTTGTTCATGGAATTCAGCTCCAAGGCCATTCGCGGCCTGAAGTTGGGCGCCATCCGTGAACTGCGCAGGATCGCTGCGTCACGCAACTTCAGTTTCTGTATTGCTCACCGCTTCAAGCCGATCTACATCGCCTTGCTTGGCACGCGCTTGCCGGTGATCGGTGTGCATCACGCTTTTGGCGATTACCAGCGCGGCAGTCGCAAGCTGTTTGCCAGGATTTTTCGCAAACGCTTGAGCTTGCTGGGGGTGTCCGACGCGGTGCGTGACGACATGCGCCGCTGTCTGCCGGCCTGGCCCGCCGCGCGAATCCAGACCTTGTATAACCGCATTGACGTGGACGCGTTGCAGGCCGTCCAGGTGTCGGTGGACGAGGCGCGCGATGCCTTGGGCTTGTCGCCGGATGAGTGGGTGGTCGGCAATGTCGGCCGCCTGCACCCGGACAAGGACCAGGCCACGTTGCTCAAGGGGTTTGCCCTGGCGCTGCCGGATTTGCCGGCCGAAAGCCGCCTGGCGATTCTCGGCACCGGGCGCCTGGAGCAGGCGCTCAAGGACCAGGCGCGTGAACTGGGGATCGCCGACAAGGTGCTGTTTCTTGGCCAGGTGCCGGATGCGCGTCGGTATTTCCGCGCGTTCGATGTGTTTGCCCTGAGCTCCGACCACGAGCCGTTCGGCATGGTGCTGCTTGAAGCCATGGCGGCCGGTGTGCCGTTGTTGGCCACGGCCTGTGGCGGTGCGCGGGAAGTGGTCGAAGGCGTAGGTATCCTGTTTCCGTTCGGCGACGCCGAACACCTCGCTCAGGGGCTGCGGCATCTGGCGGCGATGGACCAGCACCAGCGACGGCAGTGTG